A genomic segment from Candidatus Brocadia sinica JPN1 encodes:
- a CDS encoding chloride channel protein, with the protein MKRRLAEETVIFISVLKWVILATIIGAIVGLSTTAFLKALSWGEEFSGRYSQYFFHNDSYFFFLLPIALFVSVVMTKYLAPDAEGHGTDKIIEAIHKRSGKIKAIVVPVKLVATIITLVTGGSAGKEGPCAQIGAGLSSVFASLLRVDDHDRKKLVICGISAGFASVFGTPIAGAIFGLEVLFVGSILYDVLLPSFVAGITGYRVAWLLGSKHFHRNLNFVPSFNEYLFLQVILAGIFFGLCSFLLIEVLRSGEKLSKKIQIWKPLKGLIGGSVLIILTLVFSDRYLGLGGDTIRASLLGRSVPWNAFLLKIVFTCITLSFGGSGGIVTPIFFIGATSGSFFADLLGADKATFSALGLVSLLAGAANTPIAASIMALELFGPKLGPYATIACIVSFLMTGHRSVYPSQMIDFRKSSSIHLEGGGEIEDVKAHVKPRSKSLLGIGLRIRSIINNIFKKSKG; encoded by the coding sequence ATGAAAAGAAGATTAGCAGAAGAGACAGTTATCTTTATCAGTGTTCTTAAATGGGTTATTCTGGCCACAATCATTGGAGCGATTGTTGGTTTGTCAACAACAGCTTTTCTAAAGGCATTAAGCTGGGGTGAAGAATTTAGCGGCAGATATTCACAATATTTTTTCCATAACGATTCATATTTTTTCTTTTTACTGCCCATAGCATTATTTGTAAGCGTAGTAATGACAAAATATTTAGCTCCAGACGCAGAAGGACATGGAACAGATAAGATCATTGAAGCAATTCATAAACGCTCGGGCAAGATAAAAGCGATCGTTGTTCCTGTAAAGCTTGTTGCTACGATAATAACCCTGGTTACTGGTGGTTCTGCAGGGAAAGAGGGGCCATGCGCTCAAATAGGAGCCGGGCTTTCATCTGTTTTTGCAAGCCTGCTCAGGGTTGATGATCATGACCGTAAAAAGCTGGTAATATGTGGTATCAGCGCTGGATTCGCTTCTGTTTTCGGTACCCCAATAGCAGGCGCTATTTTTGGACTTGAAGTGCTATTTGTGGGAAGTATATTGTATGATGTCCTTTTGCCATCCTTTGTTGCAGGAATTACTGGCTATCGGGTGGCCTGGCTACTTGGCAGTAAACATTTTCACCGCAACCTAAATTTTGTTCCTAGTTTCAACGAGTATCTCTTTTTGCAGGTAATTCTTGCCGGAATTTTCTTCGGTTTGTGTTCCTTTTTGCTTATAGAAGTATTAAGGTCGGGGGAGAAATTATCTAAGAAAATACAGATATGGAAACCATTAAAGGGTCTCATCGGCGGTTCTGTCCTCATTATTTTAACTCTTGTATTCTCAGATAGATATCTTGGGCTTGGGGGTGACACCATTAGGGCTTCTTTGCTAGGCCGAAGTGTTCCATGGAATGCCTTCTTACTAAAAATTGTTTTTACCTGTATAACACTAAGCTTTGGAGGGAGCGGAGGGATTGTAACACCGATATTTTTTATTGGAGCAACTTCCGGAAGCTTCTTTGCAGATTTGTTGGGAGCGGACAAGGCCACTTTTTCTGCACTTGGCTTAGTGAGCCTTCTGGCTGGGGCTGCTAACACACCTATTGCAGCAAGTATTATGGCTTTAGAATTGTTTGGTCCGAAGTTGGGACCTTACGCTACCATAGCATGCATTGTTAGTTTCCTTATGACTGGACATAGAAGTGTCTACCCATCTCAGATGATCGATTTTAGGAAATCTTCATCTATTCACCTGGAAGGGGGGGGAGAGATTGAAGATGTAAAGGCGCATGTTAAACCGAGAAGTAAAAGTTTGTTAGGGATAGGTCTGAGGATTCGTAGTATAATTAATAATATATTCAAAAAAAGCAAGGGGTAG
- a CDS encoding formate/nitrite transporter family protein — protein sequence MAENEVPKLIGIVVTDAYSPPQIASRIDKVALAKARLSLSQTFMLSILAGAYLGLGAQFATLVISDSTLHIGLTSLIEGVVYSLGFILAVVGGAEVFTGNCLIIMGYVSKRITTRELLNNWIISYTGNFIGSLTMVCWMYKSQQWEFFHHMVGAKALLIAHKKVNLPFMAAFARGVLCNALICLAVWLCFSGRSVADKVISIIFPIGGFVASGFEQCVSNMYFIPIGIVLRKNEAIIAASEKMAGRPLDLSQLTWKGFFIHNLIPVTLGNIVGGVILVGIIFWFVYLRPHINLSLSVKRDFWRE from the coding sequence ATGGCAGAAAATGAGGTTCCAAAACTTATTGGGATAGTAGTTACAGATGCCTATTCACCCCCACAAATCGCTTCCCGAATTGACAAGGTGGCATTAGCAAAGGCGAGATTAAGTCTTTCCCAGACCTTTATGCTTAGCATTCTGGCTGGAGCTTATCTTGGTCTCGGAGCACAATTTGCCACTTTAGTAATAAGTGATTCTACCCTGCACATTGGACTTACCTCTCTTATCGAAGGTGTCGTATATTCTCTTGGGTTCATATTGGCTGTCGTCGGTGGCGCTGAAGTATTTACGGGTAACTGCTTAATAATTATGGGGTATGTGAGTAAAAGGATCACAACGCGTGAATTGCTCAATAACTGGATCATCTCATATACTGGTAATTTCATAGGTAGCCTTACAATGGTCTGCTGGATGTACAAATCGCAGCAGTGGGAATTTTTCCACCACATGGTTGGAGCAAAGGCCTTGCTTATTGCTCATAAAAAGGTCAACCTGCCTTTTATGGCTGCCTTTGCCAGAGGGGTTCTTTGCAATGCGTTAATATGCCTCGCGGTCTGGTTGTGCTTTAGCGGTAGGAGTGTAGCAGACAAGGTTATTTCTATCATATTTCCCATAGGCGGTTTTGTTGCCAGTGGGTTTGAACAATGCGTTTCTAACATGTATTTTATTCCGATAGGAATCGTATTACGGAAAAACGAAGCAATAATCGCAGCATCAGAAAAAATGGCTGGAAGACCATTAGACCTTTCTCAGCTTACCTGGAAGGGATTTTTTATACACAATCTTATACCCGTTACCTTAGGAAATATTGTAGGTGGAGTTATTCTGGTGGGTATAATTTTCTGGTTTGTTTACCTACGACCGCATATTAATCTGTCATTGAGTGTAAAACGGGATTTTTGGCGTGAATAA
- a CDS encoding lysylphosphatidylglycerol synthase transmembrane domain-containing protein has product MSLLFFAGLVLFVTHFSELEHFAQLLRQAMPLWLIVGFLLQSATYFSAAAVWHQTLRYAGVRYSLLSLVPLGVAKLFSDQALPSGGMSGTVFLVASLNRRGISRPLCMAILLVSLVAYYLAYLLAALASIALLWFYHDLHVWIVAVTAMFCIVAVGIPAGALWLRRRKKQSFSGFLMRIPGLAVLLNALGDAPGYLLQSPELFIKTTLLQGTIFLLDAYTLNVMLYAIGQDASFLVVFPSFVIASMVATLGPVPLGLGTFEATCVAMLTMLGITLEAAFTATLLLRGFTLWLPMFPGLWLAKRELR; this is encoded by the coding sequence TTGAGTCTGCTTTTTTTTGCAGGGTTAGTTTTATTCGTTACCCACTTCAGCGAATTAGAACACTTTGCTCAGCTTTTGCGCCAGGCAATGCCATTATGGCTGATTGTCGGTTTTCTTCTTCAATCGGCAACATACTTCAGTGCTGCTGCCGTCTGGCATCAAACGCTAAGATATGCCGGTGTACGTTACTCACTATTGTCGCTTGTGCCTTTAGGCGTAGCGAAACTTTTTTCAGACCAGGCATTACCCAGTGGTGGTATGAGTGGAACGGTATTTCTGGTTGCCTCATTGAATCGTCGTGGTATATCCAGACCGCTCTGCATGGCCATTCTTCTGGTCAGCCTGGTAGCATATTACCTGGCATACCTTCTTGCTGCGCTTGCAAGTATAGCGCTGTTATGGTTTTATCATGACTTACACGTGTGGATCGTGGCTGTTACAGCGATGTTCTGCATTGTTGCTGTAGGAATTCCCGCAGGAGCTCTGTGGCTGAGGCGCCGGAAAAAACAATCATTTTCTGGGTTTTTGATGCGCATTCCCGGCTTAGCCGTTTTGTTAAATGCTCTTGGTGATGCACCCGGTTACCTGCTGCAAAGTCCTGAACTGTTTATAAAAACAACTTTACTTCAAGGGACTATTTTCTTACTGGATGCTTATACCCTGAATGTAATGCTGTATGCCATTGGACAGGATGCCTCGTTTCTGGTGGTTTTCCCAAGTTTTGTTATTGCTTCGATGGTTGCAACGCTCGGTCCGGTTCCTCTTGGGCTGGGAACCTTTGAGGCAACATGTGTTGCGATGCTTACTATGCTTGGCATTACATTAGAGGCGGCATTTACGGCAACGTTATTGTTGAGGGGATTCACGCTCTGGTTGCCCATGTTTCCCGGTTTGTGGCTGGCAAAGCGGGAACTGCGATAA
- a CDS encoding VTT domain-containing protein: MKVTNIIRIIVFVFLIAGIATAVTYRKQFDVTALESWLAGTGIMAPLLFIGIYAISTVLLMPGSVLTIAGGVLFGPVWGTFYNLTGATIGATMAFLIARYLASDLVSRKTGGWLRQLVEGVEAEGWRFVAFVRLVPLFPFNLLNYALGLTRIRLFHYVVTSYVCMLPGAIAYTYLGYAGRNAVAGGEGIIQKSLLGLGLFALVAFIPRLIKCLRKEPARMLNATELKQLLDKGEDVFLLDVRSAEEYAGDLGHIAGSINISIEDLSRRMDELKSYKKQFMVVVCRTDHRSTRAAELLTKAGFTDVFVLRGGMEQWNHVGLPMER, encoded by the coding sequence ATGAAGGTTACTAACATCATTCGCATTATCGTGTTCGTCTTTCTGATAGCCGGGATTGCAACTGCGGTTACTTACCGCAAGCAATTCGATGTCACCGCACTTGAGAGTTGGCTTGCAGGTACAGGGATCATGGCCCCGCTTTTGTTCATTGGTATTTATGCAATCTCGACTGTGCTGCTCATGCCGGGGTCGGTTCTGACGATTGCGGGCGGTGTGCTATTCGGACCTGTTTGGGGAACTTTTTACAACCTTACAGGTGCAACTATTGGTGCCACAATGGCATTTCTTATTGCCCGCTATCTTGCATCTGATTTGGTATCCCGCAAGACTGGTGGTTGGTTAAGGCAGTTGGTTGAGGGTGTAGAAGCCGAAGGTTGGCGCTTTGTTGCCTTCGTTCGTCTGGTACCACTGTTTCCCTTTAATCTGCTGAACTATGCCCTGGGGCTTACGCGTATCCGCCTGTTCCATTACGTGGTTACGTCCTACGTTTGCATGCTACCTGGCGCTATAGCTTACACATACCTCGGATATGCAGGACGCAATGCAGTGGCGGGTGGCGAGGGTATAATCCAGAAATCACTCCTGGGCTTAGGATTGTTCGCCCTTGTAGCATTTATACCACGGCTCATCAAATGCCTGCGCAAGGAACCTGCACGCATGCTCAACGCTACGGAACTTAAGCAGCTACTGGACAAAGGAGAAGACGTGTTTTTGTTGGATGTTAGAAGTGCAGAGGAATACGCTGGAGACCTTGGTCACATCGCTGGATCCATAAACATCTCCATTGAAGATTTATCTCGCCGTATGGATGAGTTAAAGTCGTATAAGAAGCAATTTATGGTCGTTGTTTGCCGTACTGACCATCGTTCAACGAGAGCCGCAGAGTTGCTTACAAAAGCAGGATTTACGGATGTTTTTGTACTGCGGGGCGGCATGGAGCAATGGAATCATGTCGGTCTGCCGATGGAGAGGTAG
- a CDS encoding Reeler domain-containing protein, whose translation MKNRVKGIYYIILCMFVSGMLCNSLRAHSDGAPLSCLGSGFDKYSWRFAAPGTFTCGNLGCHYQYPINSGKGKFTLFVLDKCEPGEIVDILVSFKQTDTDFHGFQITAQDSYYGNRLVGTFINVGDDEDTQVEAGGRFATHTKKGTSQKFWHVKWQAPPADFFVANPVRFYAMGVESNNDDTPMGDYIYKATRLIVVEPKKVKKEQVHVLKKE comes from the coding sequence ATGAAAAATAGAGTAAAGGGGATTTATTATATAATTCTATGCATGTTTGTATCTGGTATGCTTTGCAACTCATTACGTGCACACTCTGACGGCGCACCCTTGAGCTGTCTCGGTAGTGGGTTCGACAAATATAGTTGGCGGTTTGCTGCTCCCGGTACGTTTACCTGCGGCAATTTAGGATGTCATTACCAATATCCCATTAATTCGGGAAAGGGCAAGTTTACACTATTTGTGCTTGATAAGTGTGAACCCGGGGAGATAGTGGATATCCTGGTGTCATTTAAGCAGACGGATACGGATTTTCATGGTTTTCAAATTACGGCACAGGATAGTTATTACGGTAATCGTTTGGTAGGTACCTTCATCAATGTTGGAGATGATGAAGATACACAGGTAGAAGCTGGTGGACGTTTTGCGACTCATACAAAAAAGGGGACGAGCCAGAAATTTTGGCATGTAAAATGGCAGGCGCCCCCGGCAGATTTTTTTGTGGCCAACCCTGTACGGTTTTATGCGATGGGAGTCGAGTCCAATAATGATGACACTCCGATGGGTGATTATATTTACAAGGCAACAAGGCTCATTGTTGTGGAGCCGAAAAAGGTGAAAAAGGAACAAGTCCATGTCCTTAAAAAGGAGTGA
- the mgtA gene encoding magnesium-translocating P-type ATPase — protein MGRPDTTLQYWCLPVDKVLKALGSSYKGLSVSVAAERLKNYGLNTINGRHRVKFLWLFLNRFINPLVLILICAAAIAMVLHDWLDATIVLAIIFISNVLSFLQERHASNAVEKLRRRVSAKTAVIRDGQKQIVPSEDIVPGDIVQLTAGSLVPADGILLEAKDFFVSQAILTGETFPVEKQSGPVSKDASLAERNNCVFMGTTVRSGTATALAVHTARDTVYGQISKKLVLDRPETEFERGLKHFGGLLIKIMIIVVVVVLTMSIVLRHPMFEMLLFAMALAVALSPELLPAIFTITLARGAKDMAKRGVIVKRLNAIENLGSMDVLCTDKTGTLTEGVVRLDDTLDFKGSSSDTVLHLAYLNSRLQTGLDNPLDSAVIRRAEADGMNVLDYHKLDEIPYDFVRKRLSIVVCKGQDSQPLLITKGALQNILEVCTRVQNGNNVELLDDDARSHIFHQFSDWSQQGYRVLGIAQKRLQPKEAYGRADEQTMVFMGFLRFFDPPEPGVRQTLDGLRRLGVDLKIITGDNRLVARHVAESVGLNVDRIVTGKELSTMKDEALWHLALQVTLFAEVDPNQKERIILALQKMGHVVGYLGDGINDAPALYAADVGISVDRAVDVAKESADFVLLEHDLEVLRQGIDEGRRTFANTLKYIFITTSANFGNMISMALASLVLPFLPLLAKQILLNNFLSDVPALGIAGDNVDREWESTPHRWNIRMIRNFMITFGLVSSVFDFLTFWALLHFVGKVPELFRTGWFVESLLTELLVTLVVRTYKPFYKSRPGRFLFYATLVVMIITILLPFLPVGAVFGFVALPVKVMMMLIGITVLYVIVSEMMKRIFYRYIG, from the coding sequence ATGGGTCGACCAGATACAACTTTACAATATTGGTGTCTTCCAGTTGATAAAGTATTAAAAGCTTTAGGAAGCAGTTATAAGGGTCTCAGTGTATCAGTTGCAGCGGAACGACTGAAAAATTATGGTCTTAATACAATTAACGGTCGTCATCGAGTCAAGTTTTTATGGCTATTTTTGAATCGATTCATCAATCCGCTCGTTCTCATTTTAATATGTGCAGCAGCTATCGCTATGGTGCTGCATGATTGGCTGGATGCAACGATTGTACTTGCCATTATTTTTATCAGTAATGTATTAAGCTTCCTGCAGGAACGCCATGCTTCAAACGCTGTTGAAAAGCTCCGCAGGCGGGTGTCTGCAAAAACAGCAGTAATACGTGATGGTCAAAAGCAAATTGTCCCCAGCGAAGATATTGTTCCGGGTGATATTGTCCAGCTTACTGCTGGTAGCCTGGTTCCGGCAGATGGAATTTTGCTTGAAGCAAAGGATTTTTTCGTTTCACAGGCAATATTAACAGGTGAGACGTTTCCCGTTGAAAAGCAATCCGGTCCCGTATCGAAAGATGCAAGCCTTGCAGAACGAAACAACTGCGTGTTCATGGGTACGACGGTCCGCAGCGGTACGGCAACTGCCCTGGCCGTACACACTGCACGTGATACGGTTTATGGTCAGATATCAAAAAAACTTGTGCTAGATCGACCGGAAACCGAGTTTGAGCGTGGACTCAAACATTTTGGTGGTTTGCTTATTAAAATCATGATCATAGTAGTAGTTGTTGTCCTGACGATGAGTATAGTGCTGCGTCATCCTATGTTCGAGATGCTTCTCTTCGCCATGGCCCTGGCAGTTGCTTTGTCACCGGAGTTACTCCCTGCAATTTTTACTATTACGCTAGCACGTGGCGCTAAAGATATGGCTAAACGAGGTGTGATCGTAAAACGTTTGAATGCCATAGAGAATCTGGGAAGTATGGATGTACTCTGTACAGACAAGACTGGTACATTAACCGAGGGGGTAGTGCGGTTGGACGATACCCTGGATTTTAAAGGGTCTTCTTCAGATACCGTATTACATCTGGCCTATCTAAACTCCCGTTTGCAGACTGGACTTGATAATCCTTTGGATTCAGCTGTTATTCGACGTGCTGAGGCTGACGGTATGAACGTTTTGGACTACCATAAGCTCGATGAGATACCCTATGACTTCGTTCGGAAACGGCTGAGTATAGTGGTTTGCAAAGGGCAGGACTCTCAGCCTTTATTAATCACGAAAGGTGCATTGCAGAACATATTGGAAGTATGCACCCGTGTTCAAAACGGTAATAACGTCGAATTGCTGGATGATGACGCTCGTTCTCATATTTTTCATCAGTTTTCTGATTGGAGTCAACAGGGTTACCGCGTCCTAGGTATTGCACAAAAGCGTTTACAGCCAAAAGAAGCGTACGGGCGTGCCGATGAGCAAACGATGGTGTTTATGGGTTTTCTTCGGTTCTTCGACCCACCTGAGCCTGGAGTGCGACAGACATTGGACGGTCTGCGTCGTTTAGGGGTGGATCTTAAAATTATTACTGGCGATAATCGCCTTGTTGCGCGTCATGTGGCAGAATCGGTTGGTCTGAATGTCGATCGCATAGTGACAGGGAAGGAATTGTCTACAATGAAGGATGAAGCCCTGTGGCATCTGGCGCTCCAGGTGACGTTGTTTGCCGAAGTAGACCCTAATCAGAAGGAACGCATTATACTTGCTTTGCAGAAAATGGGACATGTAGTGGGATATCTGGGGGATGGTATCAATGACGCACCCGCATTATATGCTGCAGATGTTGGTATCTCGGTTGACAGGGCCGTTGACGTAGCCAAAGAGTCAGCGGATTTCGTGCTGCTTGAGCATGATCTTGAGGTGCTTCGCCAGGGTATTGATGAGGGCAGACGAACATTCGCCAATACACTAAAATACATATTCATCACTACCAGCGCCAATTTTGGCAATATGATCAGTATGGCGCTGGCTTCTCTGGTTTTACCTTTTTTGCCACTTTTGGCAAAACAAATTTTGCTGAATAATTTCTTGTCTGACGTTCCGGCATTGGGTATAGCCGGTGACAATGTGGATCGTGAGTGGGAAAGCACTCCACATCGGTGGAATATCCGGATGATTCGCAATTTTATGATTACTTTTGGCCTAGTAAGCAGTGTCTTTGATTTCCTCACGTTCTGGGCATTGCTACATTTCGTTGGTAAAGTGCCTGAGTTGTTCCGAACAGGATGGTTTGTTGAGTCGCTCCTTACCGAGTTATTGGTTACCCTGGTTGTGCGCACGTATAAGCCATTCTATAAAAGCCGTCCAGGACGCTTTCTTTTTTATGCAACGCTGGTAGTCATGATTATTACTATCTTATTGCCCTTTCTGCCAGTTGGTGCCGTTTTTGGGTTCGTAGCATTACCGGTAAAAGTAATGATGATGCTTATCGGAATCACTGTGCTCTACGTGATTGTTTCAGAAATGATGAAACGCATATTTTATCGATATATTGGCTGA
- a CDS encoding ArsR/SmtB family transcription factor translates to MNKLDIRDKAETLKLLGHPTRLLILEELAKGAKCVTDIQELLDIEQSNLSQHLSVLRRLKIIDFYEDGALRCYYITRPKMADSLFMFISGNYPVVRRSCEEVRKEGERRLIKTATRK, encoded by the coding sequence ATGAACAAATTAGACATCAGAGATAAAGCAGAGACTCTAAAGCTCTTGGGCCATCCAACACGACTATTGATCTTAGAAGAGCTTGCCAAAGGTGCTAAGTGTGTAACTGATATCCAGGAATTATTGGACATTGAACAGTCTAACCTCTCTCAACATCTTTCAGTATTGCGGAGACTTAAAATAATAGATTTTTATGAGGATGGAGCGCTTCGTTGTTATTACATCACACGTCCCAAAATGGCAGATTCACTATTTATGTTCATTTCCGGGAATTATCCTGTTGTACGCCGTTCATGCGAAGAGGTTCGAAAGGAGGGTGAAAGAAGACTGATAAAAACAGCCACGAGAAAATAA
- a CDS encoding class I SAM-dependent methyltransferase produces MSTLTPEMESFKVRLKATWMAGDFTQIARSYESGATEFIERLNFAQGTNVLDVACGTGNLAIPAARRGAIVTGVDIAINLLAQGRSRAQAEGLTIQFDEGDAEKLPYNDASFDIIVSMFGVMFAPRPEKAAQELTRVCRTGGRIALANWTPTGFIGQVFKTIAAHVPPPPLMPSPVLWGDEETVCERLRENISDLRLTRRLISFKFPFTPADVVEFWRVYYGPTQRAFEALTANPEKQVALRRDLERLWLDHNQAKDNSTHVESEYLEVIATRR; encoded by the coding sequence ATGAGCACATTAACACCTGAGATGGAATCTTTTAAAGTTCGTTTAAAAGCAACCTGGATGGCTGGTGATTTCACACAAATTGCCAGGTCTTATGAATCAGGTGCCACCGAGTTTATCGAACGCCTCAATTTTGCACAGGGGACGAACGTGCTTGACGTAGCGTGTGGAACCGGTAATCTGGCTATTCCAGCCGCACGCAGAGGTGCAATTGTCACAGGCGTAGATATTGCCATCAATTTACTTGCACAAGGACGATCTCGTGCTCAGGCCGAAGGACTGACGATCCAATTCGATGAAGGTGACGCGGAGAAGTTGCCGTATAATGATGCGTCCTTCGATATCATCGTGAGTATGTTCGGTGTGATGTTCGCACCTCGTCCCGAAAAGGCGGCACAGGAGTTGACACGCGTTTGCCGAACTGGTGGCCGTATTGCGTTGGCAAACTGGACACCTACCGGCTTTATCGGTCAGGTGTTCAAGACTATCGCCGCTCATGTGCCACCTCCGCCTCTTATGCCGTCACCCGTTCTATGGGGAGATGAAGAGACCGTGTGCGAAAGACTGCGGGAGAATATTTCAGACCTGCGGCTAACCAGGCGGCTTATTTCCTTCAAATTTCCTTTTACTCCTGCCGATGTAGTGGAGTTCTGGCGCGTTTATTACGGTCCAACCCAGCGGGCTTTCGAAGCGCTCACAGCCAACCCTGAAAAACAAGTGGCTCTGCGTCGTGATTTAGAGCGGCTGTGGTTAGATCATAACCAGGCAAAGGATAATTCAACACACGTAGAATCAGAATATCTCGAAGTTATTGCAACACGAAGGTAA
- a CDS encoding sterol desaturase family protein — protein sequence MGASEFVMKHEVAIRLVFFFGILLIMALWEFVAPRRKLTVSKTLRWINNLGIVFLDSFLVRIISPAAAVGMAAFAHERGWGLFNYFHVSYSLAVALSVIVMDFVIYLQHVMFHAIPIFWRIHRMHHADLDFDVTTGIRFHPFEIILSMVIKFGVVVVIGTPVLGVVIFEVLLNATSMFNHGNVRILRGLDRVLRWIVVTPEMHRVHHSVVYYETNSNFGFNLPLWDRFLGTYRDQPSMGHEGMTIGLWNFRNTKHCAILPGMLAIPFLGKVGGYTIDRRK from the coding sequence ATGGGCGCTAGTGAATTCGTTATGAAACATGAGGTGGCCATTCGCCTTGTATTCTTTTTCGGTATCTTATTGATTATGGCCCTGTGGGAGTTTGTGGCGCCAAGGCGAAAGCTCACAGTCTCAAAGACACTACGATGGATTAACAATCTCGGTATCGTATTCCTTGACAGTTTCCTGGTGCGCATCATTTCCCCCGCTGCCGCGGTTGGCATGGCAGCGTTTGCTCATGAACGCGGGTGGGGACTTTTCAATTATTTCCACGTATCATACAGTCTTGCTGTGGCGTTATCGGTAATTGTTATGGACTTTGTCATCTACCTGCAACATGTGATGTTCCATGCCATCCCTATCTTCTGGAGAATACACCGCATGCACCATGCAGATTTGGACTTCGATGTCACCACAGGAATTCGGTTCCATCCTTTTGAGATCATTCTATCCATGGTAATTAAATTTGGGGTGGTTGTAGTTATAGGCACGCCTGTGTTAGGCGTGGTTATATTCGAAGTGCTACTGAATGCCACGTCTATGTTCAACCATGGCAACGTTCGTATACTGCGTGGTTTGGACCGAGTGCTGCGCTGGATCGTCGTGACTCCTGAAATGCACCGGGTGCACCATTCGGTAGTGTATTACGAGACCAACTCCAACTTCGGTTTTAACCTGCCATTGTGGGATCGGTTTTTAGGCACATACCGCGATCAGCCTAGCATGGGACACGAAGGTATGACCATTGGCCTTTGGAATTTTCGCAATACAAAGCATTGTGCAATTCTGCCTGGTATGTTAGCAATTCCCTTTCTTGGTAAGGTGGGCGGCTATACGATTGATCGTCGTAAATAA
- a CDS encoding rhodanese-like domain-containing protein — protein sequence MDVKKDSYEVKDISAKQTKELIDKEKDVIVVDVRTKEKYNEVHIKGANLIPVQELEQNIHKIPKDKKVIIHCGSGNSSSKACEVLKGKGLKEAVPLEGWYS from the coding sequence ATGGATGTAAAAAAGGACTCATATGAAGTAAAAGATATATCAGCTAAACAGACAAAGGAATTGATAGATAAGGAAAAAGATGTGATCGTAGTAGATGTCAGAACTAAAGAAAAATATAACGAAGTACATATTAAAGGCGCTAATCTCATTCCAGTTCAAGAGCTTGAACAGAATATCCATAAGATTCCCAAGGACAAAAAAGTGATTATCCATTGTGGAAGCGGAAATAGCAGTTCCAAAGCATGCGAGGTATTAAAAGGTAAAGGATTAAAGGAAGCTGTACCACTTGAAGGGTGGTATTCGTGA